A window of Chlamydiales bacterium genomic DNA:
AATGCCTGCAATGATAAACAGGGCCCTAGAAATAAGAGCCCCCAGAATTCCCCAAAATAAAATTTTATGCTTTAAGGATTCTGGAACTTTGAAGAAAGAAAAAATAACGATAAAAACGAAAATGTTGTCGATACTTAAAGATTTTTCAACTAAATAAGCTGTAAGAAAAGTGAGGGCTTGTTCTTTTCCCTGCCAAAGATAAATCCCAAGGCAAAAGAGCAAAGAGAGTGCGATCCAAAATAGCGTCCAATAGCACGCTTCTTTGATGCGCACTTCATGAGGTTTTTTATGAAACACATTCAAGTCTAATACAAGAAGAGCGATAACAGCTATATTGAAGATAATGAGTTCTGTCCACATCAGTTGCTTATGATCCCTTGACAAAAAGTGTGTAATTAACAGAATATCATACCACCGTAGGTCTATACAAATTTAAAATCAACAGGGCTTATCCTTCTCAACTTTTAGGAAGAAATGAGTAAAGCAAATTTTAATCATTCTACAATCGACCCTCAAAATCAACAAAAAGTTGAAGAGCTTGTAGCCCTTGCCAAAGAGCAAGGCTACTTGACTTACGAGGAAATTAATGAAGTTCTGCCCATGTCCTTTGACTCCCCTGAGCAGATCGATCAAGTACTCATTTTCTTGAGCGGGATGGACATCCAAGTACTCAACCAAGTTGAAGTAGATCGTCAAAAAGAGCGCAAAAAAGAGGCTAAAGAGCTTGAAGGTATTGTAAGAAGGGCTGAGGGCACTCCAGACGATCCTGTTAGGATGTATTTGAAGGAGATGGGATCAGTGCCTCTTCTTTCTCGTGAAGAAGAAGTAGAAATTTCCAAACGTATCGAAAAAGCTCAGATTCAAATCGAACGTATCATTATGCGCTTTCGTTATTCCACAAGAGAAGCTATCTCTATTGGTACATTTTTGATACAAAGCAAAGAGCGCTTTGATAAGATCATTGCAGAAAAAGAACTTGAAGACAAACAAGAATTTTTAAAACTTCTTCCCAAATTAGGAATGCTTTTAAAAGAAGAAGATTCTGTATTGGAAGGGCTTCTTTCTACTCTTTTAAGCCAAAACCTTAAAAAGAGTGAAATTGTAAAAGTACAAGAAGATGTTGAAAAGTGTCGCATCCGTACTCAAGCCTATCTTCGACGGTTTTGCTTTAGGCACAACATTATCGAAGATTTTGGCGAAGTTATTTTAAGAGCCTATGATCGCTTTTTACAGCTTGAAAAAGAAATTCGTGATTTAACTCCAAGAGCTGAGAAAAATCGCTTTGCCGCAGCTAAGCTTATGGCTGCAAAAAGAAGGCTTTTAAAAAGAGAGCTTGCTGCAGGAAGGTCTTTGGATGACTTTAAGAAAGATGTGCGCATGCTTCAACGCTGGATGGACAAGAGCCAAGAAGCAAAAAGAGAGATGGTCGAGTCAAACCTTCGTCTTGTCATATCGATAGCAAAAAAATACACGAACAGAGGGCTTTCATTCTTAGACCTTATCCAAGAGGGTAATATGGGTCTTATGAAGGCTGTAGAGAAGTTTGAGTATAGAAGAGGATATAAGTTTTCTACTTATGCTACGTGGTGGATTCGTCAAGCAGTTACAAGAGCCATTGCTGATCAAGCAAGGACTATTCGCATTCCAGTGCACATGATTGAAACAATTAATAAGGTTTTAAGAGGCGCTAAAAAGCTCATGATGGAGACAGGAAGAGAGCCTTCTCCTGAAGAACTTGCAAATGAGCTTGGTATTACCGCTGAAAGGGTAAGAGAAATTTATAAGATTGCTCAGCATCCGATCTCTCTTCAAGCTGAAGTAGGTGATGGTGGTGAGAGTCAATTTGGCGATTTCTTAGAAGATACTGGTGTTGAATCACCTGCCGAGGCAACTGGCTACTCGATTTTAAAAGATAAGATAAATGAAGTTTTAACATCTCTTACAGATAGAGAGCGCACTGTATTGATTCAAAGGTTTGGATTGCTTGATGGTAAGCCAAAAACTCTTGAAGAAGTAGGTGTTGAGTTTAATGTAACAAGAGAGCGTATTCGTCAAATTGAAGCAAAAGCCCTTCGAAAGATGCGCCATCCTACGCGTTCTAAGCAATTAAAAGCATTTTTAGATTTGATCGAAGCTGAGTAGCATGAATGATTCTGAGGCTATAGAAGGGGGTAAGTCTTCCCTTTCTATAGATAAGCTAGCAACTCTTTCTATCTTACGCCCAGGTGGTGCGCTTAGTGCTCATATCAAAGGATATGAGGCAAGAAGCGCACAGGTAGAGATGATGGCTGATGTAATCGATGCTTACAATGAGCAGTCGATTGCACTAATTGAGGCGGGTACTGGGACTGGAAAAAGTGTTGCTTACTTGATGCCAGCGCTTGTGTGGGCTGCAAAGAATCAAGAACGCACAGTTGTTTCTACACATACAATTACTCTTCAAGAGCAGCTTCTTAATAAAGATATTCCCTTTCTTCTTGATGTTTTAAAATTAGATCTTAAGGTTGTTTTAGTAAAGGGTATGAATAATTATCTCTGTCTTAGAAAACTAGAAGATACTATTCAAGAAAAAGTTTTGCTTCCTATCGAAGAGCAAGAAGAAGTAGATAAATTAGCTCTCTGGAGAGAATCTTCTCATGGTGGGTCAAAGTCAGAACTTCCCTTTACAGTTTCTTCTGCGACCTGGGAGCATGTTTTAGCAGAGTCAGATGCTTGTAGTCATGCTGAGTGTCCTCATTACAAAGAATGTTATTTTTTTAAAGCGAGAAGGAATGCTTCGGATGCGCATGTTCTTGTTGTCAATCATCACCTATTATGTGCGGACTTATCTAGTCGAAAAGAGTCTATAGGACAGTTAGGAGGAGGGATTTTGCCTCCTTATGAGCATGTGGTAATCGATGAAGCACACCATCTTGAGGATGTAGCTACAGAGTATTTTGCAAGTCGCATTATTAAGTTTGA
This region includes:
- a CDS encoding RNA polymerase sigma factor translates to MSKANFNHSTIDPQNQQKVEELVALAKEQGYLTYEEINEVLPMSFDSPEQIDQVLIFLSGMDIQVLNQVEVDRQKERKKEAKELEGIVRRAEGTPDDPVRMYLKEMGSVPLLSREEEVEISKRIEKAQIQIERIIMRFRYSTREAISIGTFLIQSKERFDKIIAEKELEDKQEFLKLLPKLGMLLKEEDSVLEGLLSTLLSQNLKKSEIVKVQEDVEKCRIRTQAYLRRFCFRHNIIEDFGEVILRAYDRFLQLEKEIRDLTPRAEKNRFAAAKLMAAKRRLLKRELAAGRSLDDFKKDVRMLQRWMDKSQEAKREMVESNLRLVISIAKKYTNRGLSFLDLIQEGNMGLMKAVEKFEYRRGYKFSTYATWWIRQAVTRAIADQARTIRIPVHMIETINKVLRGAKKLMMETGREPSPEELANELGITAERVREIYKIAQHPISLQAEVGDGGESQFGDFLEDTGVESPAEATGYSILKDKINEVLTSLTDRERTVLIQRFGLLDGKPKTLEEVGVEFNVTRERIRQIEAKALRKMRHPTRSKQLKAFLDLIEAE